The Dehalococcoidales bacterium genome has a segment encoding these proteins:
- a CDS encoding alpha-L-fucosidase, with protein sequence MNRTYEPTWESLRTHTTPKWFQDAKFGIYTHWGVYSVPACGPNGTWYPYNMYREGTEQHEYHVKTYGLPSEFGYKDFIPMFTAEKFDAAEWAELFRKAGAQFAGPVGEHHDGFCMWDSRFTRWNAVRMGPGRDVVGELESAIRAQGMRFMVALHHAENWWFYPHWREDCDTSDPQYVDLYGPLHNQNWAKQKPQTQERMQEWWLQDRPTREYLDRWLARGREVVDKYRPDMLWFDFGIRGVPEKYRRDFLACYYNKQKEWGKEVAVTYKWHDLVPGTAIVDLELGRMGELTYHNWITDTSVDDQGAWSYVQEAGFKPVRTLVHNLVDNVSKNGNLLLNVGPMPNGEIPEQAKQCLLGIGKWLDVNGEAIYGTIPWVKYGTGPTEMKRTGYFSEQDEVEYTAEDIRFTARDNVLYATFLGWPEEEVTIRDLKRLWESEISSVTMLGIDRELKWAMTGDGLVVERPEAKPCEHACVFRIQRQDPF encoded by the coding sequence ATGAACAGGACCTATGAACCGACCTGGGAGTCGCTGAGAACTCATACCACGCCAAAGTGGTTCCAGGACGCCAAATTCGGGATATATACCCACTGGGGAGTTTACTCGGTCCCTGCGTGCGGTCCGAACGGGACATGGTACCCCTACAACATGTATCGAGAGGGAACGGAACAACATGAATACCATGTCAAGACATACGGGCTGCCCTCAGAGTTTGGCTACAAGGACTTCATCCCCATGTTCACCGCAGAGAAGTTCGATGCTGCGGAATGGGCGGAGCTGTTCAGGAAGGCTGGTGCTCAGTTTGCCGGTCCCGTGGGCGAGCACCACGATGGTTTCTGCATGTGGGACAGCCGGTTCACTCGCTGGAATGCCGTACGGATGGGGCCTGGCAGGGATGTTGTCGGTGAGCTGGAGAGCGCCATCCGGGCACAGGGCATGAGGTTCATGGTTGCCCTTCATCATGCCGAGAACTGGTGGTTCTATCCTCACTGGAGGGAGGACTGCGACACCTCGGACCCGCAGTATGTCGACCTGTACGGCCCCCTGCACAATCAGAACTGGGCAAAACAGAAGCCCCAAACGCAGGAGCGGATGCAGGAGTGGTGGCTACAGGACAGGCCGACCAGGGAATACCTCGACAGATGGCTGGCGAGAGGCCGTGAGGTCGTCGATAAATACCGGCCCGATATGCTGTGGTTCGACTTCGGGATACGCGGAGTTCCTGAGAAATATAGAAGAGACTTCCTTGCCTGCTACTACAACAAGCAGAAGGAATGGGGCAAAGAGGTTGCCGTGACCTACAAGTGGCATGACCTCGTCCCCGGCACGGCTATCGTTGACCTGGAACTGGGACGCATGGGGGAGCTGACCTACCACAACTGGATTACCGACACATCGGTCGACGACCAGGGTGCCTGGTCCTACGTGCAGGAGGCCGGTTTCAAGCCCGTGAGAACGCTGGTACACAACCTGGTCGACAACGTGAGCAAGAACGGTAACCTGCTGCTCAATGTTGGGCCCATGCCGAATGGTGAGATTCCTGAGCAGGCGAAGCAATGCCTGCTGGGGATAGGCAAGTGGCTGGACGTGAACGGGGAGGCCATCTATGGGACGATTCCCTGGGTCAAGTACGGCACCGGGCCGACGGAGATGAAGAGGACCGGCTACTTCAGTGAGCAGGACGAAGTGGAGTACACGGCAGAGGACATCCGGTTCACGGCCAGGGATAATGTGCTGTACGCGACGTTTCTGGGCTGGCCTGAAGAGGAGGTGACTATCAGGGACCTGAAGAGGTTGTGGGAGTCCGAAATCAGCTCCGTGACGATGCTTGGCATTGATAGAGAACTGAAATGGGCAATGACCGGAGATGGCCTTGTGGTTGAAAGGCCTGAGGCAAAGCCCTGCGAGCATGCCTGCGTGTTCAGGATTCAGAGGCAAGACCCCTTCTAA